A single region of the Malaclemys terrapin pileata isolate rMalTer1 chromosome 4, rMalTer1.hap1, whole genome shotgun sequence genome encodes:
- the LOC128836870 gene encoding zinc finger protein 883-like, whose product MSVTFEDVAMYFSPAEWVLLGEEQKQLYRHVMWENYQTLVSLGIKTPKPVVIFSIERGEDLCVRGPTEDEDGDILRGTHPDFSDAEETWDWPAIESSLGFFLTQSSSPGAAEARNLNRAEGQTPEEGPGSLEPLRPFRGTSGKNHSKKSERGRHHKRQGRSQRQRKNLIRKEQATSRGHQRRSRPYLKPPAEGKTEPRKSLYTCHVCREEFKVQRELISHHWMVHKGQELYHCSECGESFRRKKEFRAHGKVHRKKRDHPCSECGKIFNQLSLLSAHQRIHTGERPYHCAECGKRFLYLSAFTIHKRIHSGERPYACAECGKQFMDSSTFRNHQRIHSEKRPHRCNQCGKGFKLTSNLTRHQKIHSEERPFLCHECGKKFCLREHLIRHQRIHTGEQPHCCAECGKKFSLLQSLRRHQETHSTGRLHRCAECGKIFRHPDSLSKHQRVHNGKLHRCTDCGKGFVYIHHLTRHQRIHTGEKPYCCTECGKSFTQLSGLTNHLRIHSGERPYPCTQCGKCFAHSSSLTEHLKIHSGERPYSCIECGKHFARSSSLTQHQRTHSGERPYSCAQCGKRFARSSYLTKHQSIHSG is encoded by the exons ATGTCAGTGACGTTTGAGGATGTGGCCATGTATTTCTCCCCAGCAGAATGGGTGCTGCTGGGCGAGGAGCAAAAGCAACTTTACAGACACGTCATGTGGGAAAATTACCAGACTCTGGTCTCATTAG GAATCAAAACTCCCAAGCCAGTGGTGATCTTCAGCATAGAGCGaggggaagatctgtgtgtgcgGGGTCCCACAGAAGATGAAGATGGGGACATTCTTAGAGGAACCCACCCAG ATTTTTCAGATGCAGAGGAGACCTGGGACTGGCCAGCAATTGAAAGCTCCTTGGGCTTCTTCCTCACACAAAGCTCTTCCCCTGGAGCAG CAGAGGCAAGGAACCTGAACAGAGCTGAGGGGCAGACTCCTGAGGAAGGACCTGGTAGCCTGGAGCCACTCAGACCTTTCCGAGGGACATCAGGGAAGAACCATTCCAAGAAATCTGAACGGGGAAGACATCACAAGAGACAGGGCAGGTCTCAAAGGCAGAGGAAAAATCTGATCAGGAAGGAGCAGGCAACCTCAAGAGGCCATCAGAGGAGATCCAGGCCATATCTAAAGCCTCCTGCAGAGGGAAAAACTGAGCCCAGAAAGAGCCTATATACCTGCCATGTGTGCAGAGAAGAATTCAAGGTGCAGAGAGAACTGATAAGCCACCACTGGATGGTTCATAAGGGACAGGAACTGTATCACTGTAGCGAGTGTGGGGAGAGCTTTAGGAGAAAGAAGGAGTTCAGAGCACATGGGAAAGTTCACAGAAAGAAGAGAGACCATCCCTGTTCTGAATGTGGGAAGATATTCAATCAGTTATCACTGCTCAGTGcccaccagagaatccacactggagagagaccctatcACTGTGCTGAGTGCGGAAAAAGATTCTTATACTTGTCAGCTTTTACCATCCACAAGAGAATCCActcgggagagagaccctatgcgTGCGCTGAGTGTGGAAAGCAATTTATGGATTCGTCAACATTTCGTAATCACCAGAGAATCCACTCAGAAAAGAGACCCCATCGCTGTAACCAATGTGGGAAAGGCTTCAAACTTACATCAAATCTTACTAGGCACCAGAAAATCCACAGCGAAGAGAGACCCTTCTTGTGTcatgagtgtgggaaaaagtTCTGCCTACGAGAACATCTGATcagacatcagaggatccacactggggagcagccccattgctgtgctgagtgtgggaaaaaattCAGTCTCCTTCAAAGTCTCAGGAGACACCAGGAAACCCATAGTACAGGGAGACTCCATCGCTGTGCTGAGTGTGGGAAAATATTCCGTCATCCAGACAGTCTCTCTAAACACCAGAGAGTCCACAATGGGAAACTCCATCGCTGCACTGATTGTGGAAAAGGTTTTGTCTATATACATCATCTCACTCgccaccagagaatccacactggagagaaacccTATTGCTGcactgagtgcgggaaaagtttCACCCAATTGTCAGGCCTCACCAACCACCTGAGAATCCATTCAGGAGAGCGACCATATCCTTGCACTCAGTGTGGGAAGTGCTTTGCTCACTCATCATCTCTCACTGAACATCTGAAAATCCATTCAGGAGAACGACCATATTCCTGCATTGAGTGTGGGAAGCACTTTGCTCGCTCATCATCTCTTACTCAGCATCAGAGAACCCACTCAGGAGAGCGACCATATTCCTGCGCTCAGTGTGGGAAGCGCTTTGCTCGCTCATCATATCTTACTAAACACCAGAGCATCCACTCAGGATAG